The DNA segment ACTTCTCAGGTGACACTCAAATCTCATGACACTTCCAGAGATTCgctgtttattttgaaacatgCCATAGACTTTACAGGGAGAATGTTAATTGAGCCTAATCCTCTCCGTATGAAGTGATAAGACACTAAACATGTGAGGTATTTGCTGTAATATACACTGAATCGTTTATGTTTACAAATCAAATGCTTTTAGGAGCTGTTCAATATTTTACGCGTGCttcttaatttaaatataattttaatacattCTGGTGGGAGTGGTAGTAACTGAAGCTCCCGATCATGTGCCATGAGGGGAGGAGATACACTTCAGTACACCTGCTTTATTTAGAGTCCTGACAAATGTTGCTCTGCTGGACTCAGCAGGTGGTGTCTCTCACCAAATCACTTTAACAAATGAGCCTCGGCGAGATACTTGTGAGGCTTAAGTATCATTTCAAACGTCACAGTGGCTAACTACCCATATATTTCTCTTTCTATGATGATTTATGGGCTATTTCGGGCTTTTCACAAGCTAATACGCAGCAGAGGGAGAATAAGAAGGTGAGAGAAGAGGTGAGACGGGATCTCACGGTTACATTATACACATAGTTAAATGAGCCACCAGATATTCCCATAcctctttattttgtatttatgatGCAAATAATCATAGATTCCCTACCTGCAGATTTACACCTCTTACGTTTACAGTTCAATGTGTCCTAATTTGTCCCAATAAATCAGTTGTCGCACATAGGACAACAAACTaacacatgttaaaaaaagttGTATGATGAGTTTGAgcaattattaaataaataactccataaaacaacaattattaaGCCATGAAACTACTATCTTatgatttatgtttaatttatatttgcaatacaaacacaaataaatacaatttataGCAAAAAGGCTACAAACATACATATCCATACAcataaatagacaaaaatatTAACTAACAACTGCTTTCCAAAGATTCATGTCTATGTGCATCTTCTCATTTTATTCTCCTTCATTATAATCTTTACAAAGTCTTACTTGTCCCTTGTTTGGTGCTTTGACACATGATgccataaataaacattaaaatgaaaggCATGCACCTTCGAGTTGCATAGCAAAAAGGATAAAGGTCTTAGAATATACCGGCACTTACTTTTACAGCCAGTTAGAGCACAGACTTACCCTGATGGCACCAGTGAAAATTCCCCCGGCTAAAATGGGCTTAGATCAGCTCAGCGGCTTTATCGATTTCCTCAAGATTTGTTGGTCAcgaaagaaaataaaatcttcttGATTCACTCCAAGAAATCTCTTAAGAGATCCAGACAATCCGTTTCCTCCCTTTATAATCCCCTGTGGAAGCAGCAGATAAAAAGACCTTCAAAAAGGCTCTCAGTATAAATGATGTAATGTTGACTtgctttaataataatcattgtttctttaattcactgtttttctctttagATCGTCCCAAGGTCCGTTTGCCTCGTTACCTCAGGCAGAGATATGTCGCTAATGTTGGAGATAAGATCAACCTGACCATCCCCTTCACAGTAAGCTGAAGATGACTGTATCTTCACATAATATGAtcaattaaaatatatacaactAACTGTctaatttctcctttttttttaactcaggGAAAACCCAAACCTGTGGTGACCTGGACAAAGAATGGTCAGCCCTTGGACACAAAGAGGGTGAACATCCGCAGCACCGAAAGAGACAGCATCCTGTTTATCCGTACTTCCGAGAGAGATGACTCTGGAGTGTATGAGATGTGTGTGAAGGTGGATGACTTCGAGGACAAGGCTTCCCTCATCCTTCAAATTGTTGGTGAGAAGATTTTTTGAGATTCTGTCAAAAAGAAGACATAGGATTGTCCGCGATACGGTGACAAATAGTGTTTTGGAAGATTACTTTGGTGAGATGAGATTTGTAAATTGAGGTACTTGATGCCTAATCAGTGCCTGGTTGTTCACAGAGCTGCCAGGGCCTCCTGCCACTGTAAAAGTTGTGGATACCTGGGGCTTCAATGTTGCTCTGGAATGGACTGCACCCACcgacacaggaaacacagtaATCACAGGTTACACAATCCAGAAGGCCGACAAAAAGACTGGAGTAAGTTTCATTATCAAAGGACGTAATAAATTATACCTGATGCTTATTAAATGAAGAATTACATGCACCTCATCTTCTAATTCATAATTTCttcaactgtgtttgtgtgtctctgcaggactGGTTCACTGTGGTGGAGCATTACCATAGACTGAATGCCACCATCTCTGACCTCATCATGGGCAACACCTACAAGTTCAGAGTGTTTTCTGAGAACAAGTGTGGAATTAGCGAGAGCGCCACTGTTGCAAAGGAGGAGGCCAAGATCCTAAAGACAGGTGCCCTTCACTGAAAATCTCAGATTCTTCTGAAGCTCTCTTTGGTTCTcattcctttcttcttctcctttttaattctgtttcatTACTACTGATCCTGTATTAACATTGTTGTTATCTGCTCTTATAAGGCTTTCAGTCAGCTAAATAGATTCAAACCTGAGCGTGGCGGTTCATTGTTATGCTTTGGGAATAGCTTTCATCAGACTTTGTGGTTAAAAGTTTAGAAAGCTAGCAAGTGGACCTTTGAGCTtagcattatatatatatatatatattttttttttacaaatcagATACGAATTTGAATAATAGCAACACACAATAAAATTTTTTACAACTCTAATTACATACAGTTTAAGTCAGAACTTCATGTTTaagtctgtttctcttccaCCGTCCAGATATTGACTACAAGCCTCCTGAATACAAGGAACACGACTTCGCAGAGCCACCCAAGTTCACCACCTCTCTGACTGACAGGAGCACCACCACCGGCTACAGCACCAAGCTGCTGTGCTCTGTCAGGGGAAGCCCCAAAGTACagtaacatttttctttcattgtctttgatgtaaaatattttttgtttgtttgatcagtTTAGTTGTTGATTATCATGGTGTGACTGCGAAATCATCACTCTGACTAGTTCAAAATAAGTCCTGTATCCCCACTCATGTGACACATTTGCTCAAATTAACCAAAAATTCAAGATTCAACACTTGATATTCGAtgaaaaaaactacatttgcATATAGTTTATCTAGTTCTCCCAATGGTGcagtatgttttcattgatACAGTCCTCGCATGTTGAAATGCATGCAATCCAGTTTTTGCTAGATCATATTGTAAAACCAGTGTCGTCACTACTCAGACTACCTGTCAGCAGGTTGCCTCTGAGCTGAGAATGTGTAAGCTCTTCACCTGGCCTTGTTAGACTGCTGTCTGAGCCTCTCACCTCCTGTTTGGAATCATAATCCCACCGGGCCGCCAACAGGAGGGTAGCGTAGATGGTCTTGACAAAAAGGCTATAATtggtattgtttgtttttgaagtggaaaagaaggagaagacgcCAGGTCAGCAGGGTCACATGTGTAACATACCCCCACGGGGCCCCAGGAGGTCCTCACCCTGTCAGTCCCATTAAAACTTCCAAACCgggtgtgtgctgtgtgtccaCTTCAATCAAAAGGAGCTTTTTCTTGCCAAGtagcacaaacaaaaatagacaCACCACTGCTGCTTGTTTATTTGTGAGCTGGTGGCTATTAGGAGATGGGAGGGTTTAATACACTTAACAGACTCCTGCtggaaaacatgtcaaaatCACACATATtatctgaatctgtttttttctgcagcccAAGGTTCAATGGATGAAGAACCAGATGATTATTGGAGACGACCCCAAGTACAGGCAGATCTGCGTGCAGGGTATCTGCTCTCTGGAGATCCGTAGGCCCGGTAACTTTGACGGTGGTGTGTACTCCTGCAAAGCTCAGAACGATCATGGAGAAGCAACTGTCAGCTGCAAGCTGGAAGTCAAACgtaagtttaaaaaacacatacttTTAATATAGTTAATagtataaaaacagatttaaattgTACTGTATTTGCTTTGCAAAGCTAATAACTTGTCTTTCTGTCCTACAGAGCCAGTAGTTGCAGATGCAGACAAGAAATAGGTCAACATTCACATTCTCACAGGtcagaaatgatgaaatatttatagTCTAGCTATTATTTTTGGATTAAGTTGCTTGTAGTTACATTTGTCAAATGAATGCAATGAAAACTGTATTGGATAGGTTGATCTATGAGTGCTGAGGTGACATCTGCTGTCCCCATGAGTTACTTTCCATACATGGAGGGCACTAAACTTGGAAAAGGTGGCCTGTGAGTCCATAAATTAAATCTGCAATGGCTCCTCATGTACTCAGTTAGGAGACTTAATCACATTTCCttgactcagcagcagcagcagcagcagcagcagcagcagcctccttTAGGAGAGGAGATACAGCATTTTATCAGCAGATTACTCTCTTTATGAgcataatttaaacattttggagCTTGAATCCATGCACAGCCGTGGTTTTATGCAATATGGAATTGCTGAATAAAAcaggatgttttaaaaaatacagaaaaatgtttattattcaaaccttgtttttgttttattattgtttttattattgttgttattattattacgtGATTCTGTGTTTCTACGGCTGCAGTACTGACAGACTTTTTAACACCTGTTGTCGTTTTACGTTCATCTGTTGCAATCCCAAATTAGGAGCAGAAGGAATGGGGCCTTTGCAGCATAAGGTGCGTGACACTTTTAGCGTTTCTAAAACTGTCGTCCACAATCatgaatgtatattttaaagttGAAATTACTTCTTTGTCTTTACAGGAATGTACTGGATTCCTGGAAGAACATGTATATATGGCTGGTGACCACACTACTGAAGGGTTGTTGCCTGTGGCCCCTTGTCAAGTGTTAGCCTGTGTTACGATGAACAATTGTTGTAGCTTTATGCCTTTATCATTCACTACATTATATTAAGTCCATATCCATGTCCACAATCAGCTTTTTTCCCAACTATAATGTCTGGTAACTAAATTATCACATTCTTCAAACACTGTTCCTCCCTAGTTGATCATCTTGTCAGTCTAACTAGGTGTACACCAAGAATTTTACAACTTGGCTTTACTGTTCCTCATAAGAGAACTACATATAACATCTATGTgtttatatcaataaataatttaatttctggttttgttttttcaattcAGTGTGTCTTTTTACGTTTACATCTAGCAGAGGTAGTTTAACAGCTGCTATTGTGTACAGAAGTTCAAAAAACAACTTATTGTGATGAACAAATGAAAAGGtattttaaatatctgtatCTGTGCACAGTTTTAATGAGAAGAAGAGCAGTAAAGCAGGGACATACATGTAGTGCACtcaattatatatatttttattttaatcatttttacgTATTTTACGTATTTAAATGAGCTACAGAGTCGCTGAAAGTTTTAGAATTTGGCAACACTATGTTTTAGTCTCTAAGTataataatcaaattaatatttcaataGTTTTATAATTTTAGGAAAAGTTTCAGACATACCATATACAGTACGGCGTACAAATTGAATGAAGTTTCCAATAATAAGTGAATGAGAAATTTACTGTGAGGTTTGGGTTTGAACTGAATCTTCTTAAAAGGAAATTTTACAAATTTAAAAGATCATTTGAGAATTAAATCAAGGTTACTGAATCGACTGTTACTGTGACTGAATGAAATGTTACCaagagtttaaaataaaaaacaataaaacactgttttatacTAGATTAACTCAGGACTAATGCAAAAAGCTACTGGATCTTTGATTTAATTACTTCCTACAACAGTTTCACTCAGCTGCTGATTGTATGAATCTGTGTTGGCAGCAGACCAATGAGACAGCAGCACTATTCATTTGGCTCATACAGACCCAAGAGTACATTATAGTATGCCAGGActtccataataataataccaatgTATAATACTGATCGTGTAAGTATTTGGACTATTTGGAGTTACTGGCATAGTGATACGGCACGGGATGCCAGAGATATCCAGGTTACAGAGACACATGGGTTCACACAGAGGCTGACAAATTTAGCATCAGTGCTCCATCTTGCTCAGGTTATTTTGGGAACAGGAGGCTTGACCGGCAAAATGTGCTTTTCTATTTGCTTAGACAACtcagagtgaaaaaaataaaaacataaaaaggagaATGTCATCATGATCTAAATTTAAAAGACTCAAGAGGACCAACTTCTGCCTCCCTCGCATGATTTTTCCTAGTagtcctttttttgttgttgttgctgtctagAGATAGTAAGGAAGTGTGTTAAAAGTGTGCCGCATAATAAGTGACCCAGCTCTACATCTGAGAGCCGACTCTTTTAGTGTGGTGTCCTCTAGTGTTACAGTTGAGCAATGGCATCTGCAGACCTTCTGAAAATGGGAGGAGAGGCCATTTAGTTTCTACATCCACATCAGCAGAATGAAGAGGTAGAATTCAGTGAttaagacagaaaacactgatttgacatttttttttgcacaatttgCGTCGTGCAGCTTTAACCTGTGGGCTTGGAGCCATAGTGCATCTTAGGCCTATATCTGGTGGGTCCCTGGATGCTGACATGCCGCAATAGGGTCATGGAGCAAGAGACTTCCTGTCTAATTTAGATCCTGTACTGAGAAAGTTTCAAACCTCTAATGGATACGGTTATTAAATCACTGATGAATAATATAATAGGTAAGTgcatacattaaacatattacaatatatatctcatgtgtttgaaatataattcaattcagtttctTATAGTAACCTTGAATTCGGTAGATGAGAAATCATGCACATTCAATTGGATGAAAGAGTTATTAACTTTCTGGCATTATCTGTTCACCGGTGGTGAAAGCTTGTGCTTTTCTCTTACTGTATGTTCATTGCCGAGTTTCATTTGGGAAAATGAAAGTGTCAATTCTGCAAGATCTCATTTCAGAATAATTGTCCTTTTAGCTGCGTGAGCAGCACGTCTCTATGGATGTCAGGCTGTGAGTGGGTTGCCACATCACtttagtccagactgaaatatgtaagcaaatactgtatatgatgaATTGCCATTAAATTTTGCACAGACTTTCATGGTTCCCAGACCAGTAGTAGTCCTCTCACTTTTCATCCAGTGTCCAGCAAATGTGtccaatatttttatattcaggtTTTTGAGCATACCAGCCTCAACCGT comes from the Larimichthys crocea isolate SSNF chromosome VI, L_crocea_2.0, whole genome shotgun sequence genome and includes:
- the mybphb gene encoding myosin binding protein Hb isoform X3, whose product is MPSKPAPIKKAAKKEPAKKEEKAPEPEPAPAPEPVPEAPPAEAAPAEPEAAPAEAEAPAAPPAEEPKAPTPPPPDEPTSAPLDLFIEDKNDTSVAIIWSQPETVGPTGLDGYTIEVCKDGTEDWKAVNEELQKSCRYVIKNQTTGDRLKIRVVAVNAGGRSPAVTLPEAVLVKEVADRPKVRLPRYLRQRYVANVGDKINLTIPFTGKPKPVVTWTKNGQPLDTKRVNIRSTERDSILFIRTSERDDSGVYEMCVKVDDFEDKASLILQIVELPGPPATVKVVDTWGFNVALEWTAPTDTGNTVITGYTIQKADKKTGDWFTVVEHYHRLNATISDLIMGNTYKFRVFSENKCGISESATVAKEEAKILKTDIDYKPPEYKEHDFAEPPKFTTSLTDRSTTTGYSTKLLCSVRGSPKPKVQWMKNQMIIGDDPKYRQICVQGICSLEIRRPGNFDGGVYSCKAQNDHGEATVSCKLEVKQPVVADADKK
- the mybphb gene encoding myosin binding protein Hb isoform X2, which translates into the protein MPSKPAPIKKAAKKEPAKKEEKAPEPEPAPAPEPVPEAPPAEAAPAEPEAAPAEAEAPAAPPAEEPKAPTPPPPDAEAAEAPAPEEPKAPTPPPPPPKEPTSAPLDLFIEDKNDTSVAIIWSQPETVGPTGLDGYTIEVCKDGTEDWKAVNEELQKSCRYVIKNQTTGDRLKIRVVAVNAGGRSPAVTLPEAVLVKEVADRPKVRLPRYLRQRYVANVGDKINLTIPFTGKPKPVVTWTKNGQPLDTKRVNIRSTERDSILFIRTSERDDSGVYEMCVKVDDFEDKASLILQIVELPGPPATVKVVDTWGFNVALEWTAPTDTGNTVITGYTIQKADKKTGDWFTVVEHYHRLNATISDLIMGNTYKFRVFSENKCGISESATVAKEEAKILKTDIDYKPPEYKEHDFAEPPKFTTSLTDRSTTTGYSTKLLCSVRGSPKPKVQWMKNQMIIGDDPKYRQICVQGICSLEIRRPGNFDGGVYSCKAQNDHGEATVSCKLEVKQPVVADADKK
- the mybphb gene encoding myosin binding protein Hb isoform X1 → MPSKPAPIKKAAKKEPAKKEEKAPEPEPAPAPEPVPEAPPAEAAPAEPEAAPAEAEAPAAPPAEEPKAPTPPPPDAAAAPPAEEAAPAADSEAPADAEAAEAPAPEEPKAPTPPPPPPKEPTSAPLDLFIEDKNDTSVAIIWSQPETVGPTGLDGYTIEVCKDGTEDWKAVNEELQKSCRYVIKNQTTGDRLKIRVVAVNAGGRSPAVTLPEAVLVKEVADRPKVRLPRYLRQRYVANVGDKINLTIPFTGKPKPVVTWTKNGQPLDTKRVNIRSTERDSILFIRTSERDDSGVYEMCVKVDDFEDKASLILQIVELPGPPATVKVVDTWGFNVALEWTAPTDTGNTVITGYTIQKADKKTGDWFTVVEHYHRLNATISDLIMGNTYKFRVFSENKCGISESATVAKEEAKILKTDIDYKPPEYKEHDFAEPPKFTTSLTDRSTTTGYSTKLLCSVRGSPKPKVQWMKNQMIIGDDPKYRQICVQGICSLEIRRPGNFDGGVYSCKAQNDHGEATVSCKLEVKQPVVADADKK